In Acidobacteriota bacterium, one DNA window encodes the following:
- the rdgB gene encoding RdgB/HAM1 family non-canonical purine NTP pyrophosphatase, which yields MRIVIASKNEHKVAEVERVLASLVPWLEVVGGMSWPDVEESADTLIGNALLKARAVAKATGVAALADDTGLFINSLDGDPGVRSARFAGEDATDEDNVDKVLRSLNGVQDRSARFVTVIACVTPDLRELVVEGVLQGAIGRERLGSGGFGYDPIFFVDGRTLAQRSPEEKAQMSHRGRALRAFAAQIGNKPLIF from the coding sequence TTGCGAATAGTCATAGCGTCAAAGAACGAACACAAGGTGGCTGAAGTTGAGAGGGTCCTCGCCTCGCTCGTCCCGTGGCTCGAGGTCGTTGGTGGGATGTCGTGGCCCGACGTCGAAGAGAGTGCCGACACGCTAATCGGCAACGCACTGCTCAAGGCGAGGGCTGTTGCGAAAGCAACGGGTGTGGCTGCGCTAGCCGACGACACTGGGCTGTTTATCAACTCGCTCGATGGTGACCCCGGTGTCCGCAGCGCACGGTTCGCCGGTGAGGACGCGACCGACGAGGACAACGTCGACAAGGTGTTGCGTTCTCTGAACGGCGTACAAGATCGCAGCGCCCGGTTCGTCACCGTAATTGCATGTGTCACTCCCGATCTGAGAGAGCTTGTCGTAGAAGGTGTTCTTCAGGGTGCTATCGGACGGGAACGGTTGGGCTCGGGCGGATTCGGGTATGACCCAATATTTTTTGTCGACGGTCGGACGCTTGCACAGCGGTCCCCTGAAGAAAAGGCTCAGATGTCGCACCGGGGCCGCGCATTGCGTGCCTTTGCAGCGCAAATTGGCAACAAACCGCTGATCTTCTAG
- a CDS encoding pyridoxal-phosphate dependent enzyme codes for MGLEIAEYFADHLPDWIIYPTGGGTGLVGIWKAFMELSSMGILHDGGQLPRMVVVQSETCAPVVGAFERGDHVVTGITSKGTVADGLDVPGAIMGHEILRVLKNSNGTAVAVSEKAIVSGYAEFASVGIPAGYEAAATLAALDRLREAGTIGLGDRVLVLNTSNPSVALSKAEQD; via the coding sequence ATGGGCCTCGAAATCGCCGAGTACTTCGCGGACCACTTGCCCGATTGGATCATCTACCCAACAGGAGGCGGCACCGGGCTGGTCGGCATTTGGAAGGCGTTCATGGAGCTCAGCTCAATGGGCATTCTGCACGACGGAGGGCAGCTACCTCGTATGGTCGTCGTGCAATCAGAAACGTGTGCCCCCGTCGTCGGCGCATTTGAAAGAGGTGATCATGTGGTCACAGGCATCACGTCGAAAGGCACCGTGGCGGACGGACTCGATGTGCCCGGCGCAATCATGGGCCATGAAATTCTCAGAGTGCTCAAGAATTCAAACGGCACCGCTGTCGCGGTGAGCGAGAAAGCAATCGTATCTGGATACGCCGAATTTGCCTCGGTCGGTATCCCCGCCGGTTACGAGGCGGCCGCAACTCTTGCAGCCCTCGATCGTCTCCGCGAGGCGGGGACCATCGGACTTGGAGACCGAGTCCTTGTACTCAACACCTCGAACCCATCGGTTGCGCTCTCAAAAGCCGAGCAAGACTGA